From Nocardia sp. XZ_19_385, the proteins below share one genomic window:
- a CDS encoding catalase, whose product MIKPTTTNTGTPVPSDDESLTAGAQGPILLHDHYLIEKLAHFNRERVPERVVHAKGSGAYGELVVTNDVSRFTKAKLFQPGARSESLVRFSTVAGEQGSPDTWRDPRGFAVKFYTEDGNYDIVGNNTPVFFIKDPIKFPDFIHSQKRLPGSGLRDHTMQWDFWTLRPETAHQVTWLMGDRGIPKTYRHMDGFGSHTYQWINAEGERFWVKYHFKTDQGIEFLTQAEADTLAGSSPDHHRKDLYEAIERGDFPSWTLKVQVMPVAEAESYRFNPFDLTKVWSQKDYPLIEVGRWTLNRNPGNFHVDIEQAAFAPSNLVPGIGFSPDKMLLGRVFAYADAHRYRIGVNHHELPPNRAKAAEVNSYSKEGAMRFGYNDASVPVYAPNSFGGPHAQPHQAPDGGAWDFDPTMLRAGYIQHREDNDFAQAGTLVREVLNDDERDRLVANVSGHILGGVQEPILSRVFQYWKNVDADLGKRIEVAVREGLEG is encoded by the coding sequence ATGATCAAGCCGACAACCACGAACACCGGCACCCCGGTCCCCAGCGACGACGAGTCCCTCACCGCGGGCGCGCAGGGCCCGATCCTGCTGCACGACCACTACCTGATCGAGAAGCTCGCGCACTTCAACCGCGAGCGGGTGCCGGAGCGCGTCGTGCACGCCAAGGGCTCGGGCGCCTACGGCGAGCTGGTTGTCACCAACGACGTCAGCCGCTTCACCAAGGCCAAGCTCTTCCAACCGGGCGCGCGCTCGGAGTCGCTGGTGCGTTTCTCGACTGTCGCCGGTGAGCAGGGCAGCCCCGACACCTGGCGCGATCCGCGCGGTTTCGCGGTGAAGTTCTACACCGAAGACGGCAACTACGACATCGTCGGCAACAACACCCCGGTGTTCTTCATCAAGGACCCGATCAAGTTCCCCGATTTCATCCACTCGCAGAAGCGCCTGCCCGGCAGTGGTCTGCGCGACCACACCATGCAGTGGGATTTCTGGACCCTGCGCCCGGAGACCGCGCACCAGGTGACCTGGCTGATGGGTGACCGCGGCATCCCGAAGACCTACCGGCACATGGACGGTTTCGGTTCGCACACCTACCAGTGGATCAACGCCGAGGGCGAGCGCTTCTGGGTGAAATACCACTTCAAGACCGATCAGGGCATCGAGTTCCTGACCCAGGCCGAGGCCGACACCCTGGCCGGTTCCAGCCCCGACCACCACCGCAAGGACCTCTACGAGGCCATCGAGCGCGGCGACTTCCCGAGCTGGACCCTCAAGGTTCAGGTCATGCCGGTCGCTGAGGCGGAGTCCTACCGCTTCAACCCGTTCGACCTGACCAAGGTGTGGTCGCAGAAGGATTACCCGCTGATCGAGGTGGGCCGCTGGACGCTGAACCGCAACCCCGGCAACTTCCACGTCGACATCGAGCAGGCCGCCTTCGCGCCGTCGAATCTCGTTCCGGGCATTGGTTTCTCGCCGGACAAGATGCTGCTCGGCCGCGTCTTCGCCTACGCCGACGCGCACCGCTACCGCATCGGCGTCAACCACCACGAGCTGCCGCCGAACCGGGCCAAGGCCGCCGAGGTGAACTCCTACTCCAAGGAGGGCGCCATGCGTTTCGGCTACAACGACGCCAGCGTCCCGGTCTACGCCCCCAACTCCTTCGGCGGCCCGCACGCCCAGCCGCATCAGGCCCCCGACGGCGGCGCCTGGGACTTCGACCCCACCATGCTGCGCGCCGGCTACATCCAGCACCGCGAGGACAACGACTTCGCCCAGGCCGGCACCCTGGTCCGCGAGGTCCTGAACGACGACGAGCGCGACCGCCTGGTAGCCAACGTCTCGGGCCACATCCTCGGCGGCGTCCAGGAACCCATCCTGTCCCGCGTCTTCCAGTACTGGAAGAACGTCGACGCCGACCTCGGCAAGCGCATCGAGGTAGCAGTCCGCGAGGGCCTCGAGGGCTGA
- a CDS encoding 26S protease regulatory subunit: MPRPNDDPVLTEMLAALDRSPEVIALRLRVIELLVERGQFTEALAQCGAALTQEPGNAQALGLLQQCTIALAGNSAGALPGSSGKRDAATADLDEYDFWAAAEEQVGDIIAPAFVDSGPAEFATDRDAGTVEKSGVTLADVGGMDEVKRQLDLALLGPLRNPALAQAFGTSARGGLLLYGPPGCGKTFLAAAVAGELGANFYPIEIADILDIYTGASERNLHSVFEVARRNAPCVLFLDELDALGHKRGQMSASATMRTVVNQLLTELDSATYSNDGVYVLGATNHPWDVDVALRRPGRFDRMILVGLPDATARTSILHYHLRDRPVSGVDLAALAHHTDGFSGADLAHLCTSATQLAMADSIRTGEVRPITMGDLEAVRADIKPSAGAWFESARNVVEFANGDGTYDQLARYMRGRKLR; the protein is encoded by the coding sequence ATGCCCCGGCCTAACGACGACCCGGTTCTGACGGAAATGCTCGCCGCACTGGACCGCAGCCCCGAAGTGATCGCGCTCCGGCTGCGCGTCATCGAATTACTGGTCGAGCGCGGCCAGTTCACCGAGGCGCTCGCGCAGTGCGGTGCGGCGCTCACCCAGGAACCCGGAAATGCCCAGGCGCTGGGGCTGCTACAGCAGTGCACCATCGCCCTGGCCGGCAACTCGGCCGGCGCGCTGCCGGGTTCGTCCGGGAAACGCGATGCGGCAACGGCGGATCTCGACGAGTACGACTTCTGGGCTGCCGCCGAGGAACAGGTCGGCGACATCATCGCCCCGGCGTTCGTCGATTCCGGTCCGGCCGAATTCGCCACCGACCGTGATGCGGGCACCGTGGAGAAGTCCGGGGTCACCCTCGCCGATGTCGGCGGCATGGACGAGGTGAAACGCCAGCTCGACCTGGCCCTGCTCGGCCCGCTCCGAAATCCCGCGCTGGCCCAGGCTTTCGGAACCTCCGCCCGCGGCGGTCTGCTGCTGTACGGGCCGCCCGGCTGTGGCAAGACCTTCCTCGCCGCGGCCGTGGCCGGTGAGCTCGGCGCGAACTTCTATCCGATCGAGATCGCCGACATCCTCGATATCTACACCGGAGCCAGCGAACGCAACCTGCACAGCGTCTTCGAGGTGGCCCGCCGCAACGCCCCGTGCGTGCTGTTCCTCGACGAACTCGACGCCCTCGGGCACAAGCGCGGCCAGATGTCCGCTTCGGCCACCATGCGCACGGTGGTGAATCAGCTACTCACCGAGCTGGATTCGGCCACCTACAGCAACGACGGCGTCTACGTGCTCGGCGCCACCAACCATCCCTGGGACGTCGACGTAGCCCTGCGCCGCCCCGGCCGCTTCGACCGGATGATCCTGGTCGGCCTGCCCGACGCGACCGCCCGCACCTCGATCCTGCACTACCACCTGCGCGACCGCCCGGTCAGTGGCGTCGATCTCGCCGCCCTCGCCCACCACACCGACGGCTTCTCCGGCGCCGACCTGGCCCACCTGTGCACCTCGGCCACCCAGCTGGCCATGGCCGACTCCATCCGCACCGGCGAGGTCCGCCCAATCACCATGGGTGACCTGGAGGCGGTCCGTGCCGACATCAAGCCCAGCGCCGGCGCCTGGTTCGAATCCGCCAGGAACGTGGTCGAATTCGCCAACGGCGACGGCACCTACGACCAGCTCGCCCGCTACATGCGAGGTCGCAAGCTGCGCTAG
- a CDS encoding tetratricopeptide repeat protein, which translates to MRTGESGRGGYGAEDRRRVRETFLGLGLAGHELLEPLVAEFRQGGCRPRLAWRHANELTQSAVAERYNEIVGGHAMKASRVSEYEAWPHGRSAVRPTVSVLKTLAAIYRTTWDELIDVADIGAMPEAERHELRNAWAKRAESRLTISAAGDLPAEVPHFTGREAAKWALHDRVIGHLHGRLSAVHVIDGPPGIGKTVLARYALAAFARHFPDGPLWFDLHGHTVGREPREPDEVLSRLLVEIGVPPESIEVDPGARPAQWRNAMKARRMLLVFDNVLDSDQVKPLLPQADGCFVLITSRAKLTGLAGSSPLHLDPLSAAEAERLLVRLADLRPGYDAAAVRQILETSGGVPMAIRLIAGQIAHHGEELLADSALEFAALTQRLKQSPAQYVLGESAAQDIMEWFSAEGESMLAAYEVSYRRLRDPAQRRALRLLGWYPGPEISADTIIMAVAVNGAEAKVLLRKLFEAGFLEYSRTRRTGGRRYRMHDLTRLFARLHAEQEDSPSDHAAVLGRLIGGNLAFARQMSTPKQPGPGVGARHAYPEDAAASAEYAQAEEWLMAERENLLACIDAAPFTAETAELARRLAPALWGLSYWADAHWLYDKALQVARRISDRRTETGVLLELGRIDQIGGLYKPARTAFQRAFDIAVEQDDTHRQAEAMCELGQTAWLTGDHSGAEWFYNKALRIACDVGYREAECDARNGLGHVERLACHYGVARQHFQKAGEIADAIGDRVRAASVLWGYGEVVRRMGDTDTARRVYTDALRIARQFNHPRTQGDALRGLGHVARYVGDWEAARRYYSDALEMAVRIRDRHGEAWALWGLGNVERNGSELATARMRFGAAHDIAVELNLTLGQVDILRGIGHIELEQGNHDEARRRYADSLRAAERISDRHGRADGLRSLGEVHAATGNIAEARACLTESMELFEAIGVPLVSEVRAALDRLDKL; encoded by the coding sequence ATGCGCACTGGTGAGAGCGGCCGCGGCGGTTACGGCGCCGAGGATCGCAGGCGGGTCCGGGAGACCTTTCTCGGCCTCGGACTGGCCGGGCACGAGCTGCTGGAGCCGCTGGTCGCCGAGTTCCGGCAGGGCGGATGCCGGCCCCGGCTGGCGTGGCGGCACGCCAATGAACTCACCCAGTCCGCGGTGGCCGAACGCTACAACGAGATCGTCGGCGGGCACGCGATGAAGGCGAGCCGGGTCTCGGAATACGAGGCCTGGCCGCACGGGCGCAGCGCCGTCCGGCCGACCGTGAGCGTCCTGAAAACCCTTGCCGCCATTTACCGTACGACCTGGGACGAGCTGATCGACGTCGCCGATATCGGCGCCATGCCGGAGGCGGAGCGCCATGAGCTGCGCAACGCCTGGGCCAAGCGCGCCGAGAGCCGGCTGACCATCTCGGCCGCCGGTGACCTGCCCGCCGAGGTGCCGCATTTCACCGGTCGCGAGGCGGCGAAATGGGCGCTGCACGACCGGGTGATCGGGCATCTGCACGGCCGCCTGTCCGCGGTGCACGTCATCGACGGGCCGCCCGGCATCGGTAAGACGGTGCTGGCCCGCTACGCGCTGGCGGCCTTCGCCCGGCATTTCCCGGACGGTCCGCTCTGGTTCGACCTGCACGGCCACACCGTGGGCCGCGAGCCGCGCGAACCCGACGAGGTGCTGTCCCGGCTGCTGGTGGAGATCGGGGTGCCGCCGGAGAGCATCGAGGTCGACCCGGGGGCCCGGCCCGCCCAGTGGCGCAACGCCATGAAGGCGCGCCGGATGCTGCTCGTGTTCGACAACGTGCTCGACAGCGATCAGGTGAAACCGCTGCTCCCGCAAGCAGATGGGTGTTTCGTGCTGATCACCAGCCGGGCCAAGCTCACCGGGCTGGCCGGTTCGTCGCCGCTGCATCTGGACCCGCTGTCGGCCGCCGAAGCCGAGCGTCTGCTGGTCCGGCTCGCGGATCTGCGGCCGGGTTACGACGCCGCGGCGGTGCGCCAGATCCTGGAGACCTCGGGGGGTGTGCCGATGGCGATCCGATTGATCGCCGGTCAGATCGCCCATCACGGTGAGGAACTGCTGGCCGACAGCGCGCTCGAGTTCGCGGCACTCACGCAGCGGCTGAAACAGTCTCCGGCCCAATATGTTCTGGGCGAATCCGCCGCCCAGGACATCATGGAATGGTTCAGCGCCGAGGGTGAGTCGATGCTCGCGGCCTACGAGGTGTCCTATCGACGGTTGCGAGACCCCGCGCAACGCCGGGCATTACGTCTGCTCGGCTGGTACCCGGGCCCGGAAATCTCGGCCGACACCATCATCATGGCCGTCGCGGTCAACGGTGCCGAGGCGAAAGTCTTGCTGCGCAAGCTGTTCGAAGCGGGGTTCCTGGAATATTCGCGGACTCGCCGCACCGGCGGCCGCCGCTATCGCATGCACGATTTGACCCGCCTCTTCGCCAGACTCCATGCCGAGCAAGAGGATTCACCCTCCGACCACGCCGCTGTCCTGGGCCGTTTGATCGGCGGCAACCTGGCCTTCGCCCGGCAAATGAGCACGCCGAAACAGCCAGGCCCCGGGGTCGGCGCGCGTCATGCCTATCCGGAGGACGCGGCGGCCTCGGCCGAATACGCCCAAGCCGAGGAATGGCTCATGGCGGAACGGGAGAACCTGCTCGCCTGCATCGACGCGGCGCCGTTCACCGCCGAGACCGCGGAGCTGGCCCGGCGGCTCGCGCCCGCGCTGTGGGGGTTGAGTTACTGGGCCGACGCACACTGGCTCTACGACAAGGCGCTGCAGGTCGCACGTCGTATCTCCGACCGGCGCACCGAGACCGGCGTGCTGCTGGAGCTGGGGCGGATCGATCAGATCGGCGGCCTGTACAAACCGGCCCGGACCGCCTTCCAGCGGGCCTTCGACATCGCGGTCGAGCAGGACGACACGCACCGGCAGGCCGAGGCGATGTGTGAACTCGGCCAGACCGCGTGGCTGACCGGTGATCACAGTGGCGCGGAATGGTTCTACAACAAGGCGCTGCGGATCGCCTGCGACGTCGGATATCGCGAGGCCGAATGCGACGCCCGCAACGGTCTGGGGCACGTCGAACGGCTGGCCTGCCATTACGGTGTGGCGCGACAGCATTTCCAGAAGGCGGGCGAGATCGCCGACGCCATCGGCGATCGCGTCCGGGCGGCCTCGGTGCTGTGGGGGTACGGCGAGGTGGTCCGCCGGATGGGCGACACCGACACCGCGCGCCGGGTTTACACCGACGCGTTGCGGATCGCCCGCCAGTTCAATCACCCACGGACCCAAGGTGATGCGCTGCGCGGGCTCGGGCACGTGGCGCGCTACGTGGGGGACTGGGAGGCCGCGCGGCGCTACTACAGCGACGCGCTGGAAATGGCGGTGCGGATCCGGGATCGGCACGGCGAGGCCTGGGCGCTCTGGGGGCTGGGCAACGTGGAGCGCAACGGGTCGGAATTGGCTACGGCGCGAATGCGTTTCGGCGCCGCCCACGACATCGCCGTGGAGCTGAACCTGACCCTCGGCCAGGTCGACATTCTGCGCGGCATCGGCCATATCGAACTGGAACAGGGCAACCACGACGAGGCCCGCCGCCGCTATGCCGACTCGCTGCGGGCGGCCGAGCGGATCAGCGACCGGCACGGCCGGGCGGACGGTTTGCGCAGCCTGGGGGAGGTGCACGCCGCCACGGGCAACATCGCCGAGGCGCGGGCGTGCCTGACCGAGTCCATGGAGCTGTTCGAGGCCATCGGCGTGCCGCTGGTCTCAGAGGTGCGTGCCGCACTGGATCGACTGGATAAACTCTAA
- a CDS encoding Fur family transcriptional regulator encodes MHTTGTDPREWLRHAGLRVTAPRLAVLRAVADRPHSDADTVAVTVREALGSVSTQAVYDVLRACVRAGILRRIEPAGSSALYETRTGDNHHHLVCRNCGTVADVDCAVGSAPCLTPVDAHGFVVDEAEVVFWGTCPTCQSSKAEEAFA; translated from the coding sequence ATGCACACCACCGGCACCGACCCACGCGAGTGGTTGCGGCACGCGGGCCTGCGGGTCACCGCGCCGCGGCTGGCCGTGCTGCGTGCCGTCGCGGACCGGCCGCATTCCGATGCCGACACGGTGGCGGTCACCGTGCGGGAAGCGCTCGGGTCGGTGTCCACGCAGGCCGTCTACGACGTGCTCCGGGCCTGCGTGCGCGCCGGGATCCTGCGGCGCATCGAGCCCGCGGGCTCGTCCGCGCTGTACGAGACCCGAACCGGTGACAACCATCACCACCTGGTGTGCAGGAACTGCGGCACGGTCGCCGATGTCGACTGCGCTGTGGGATCAGCCCCCTGCCTGACCCCAGTGGACGCCCACGGATTCGTCGTCGACGAAGCCGAGGTCGTGTTCTGGGGCACTTGCCCAACCTGTCAAAGTTCAAAAGCCGAGGAGGCTTTCGCATGA